Genomic segment of Neofelis nebulosa isolate mNeoNeb1 chromosome 17, mNeoNeb1.pri, whole genome shotgun sequence:
ACCAGTTGCCATAAGGAAGGGATCAGAGTTCATGCCCAGCGGGTGACCTGTGTTTAGGACAGGACCCCCCTGTGGTCCCAAGGAACCGTCGAGTCGTCCTCGAGGTGGCAACTGAGCACGAGTCCAAGGAGTTGGCCGCTCTCTAGGGAAAATCCGGGGTTCTTTCATACTTTCTTGGGGACGTTGGTGATAATGGGCTTGGGGCGAGTTTTGAAAAGGATCTTGTTTTTGATGAGTGCTGTCACCAGGTACCGGGTGCCAGTCTTGCAGCCAAGCTCATCACAGTCCTGGTCCCCAGGAGTGTGTTTGACAAGGACGGCAAAAGGTTTCTCCAGGTGGATGATTTTTCCATACAGGATATGATGCCCCACGATCAGCACAGGAATTCCCTTTAGCAGAACAAGAACGAAACGCCTAAGGTTCAGGGCAAGGTCATAATACTCAGGTGCCGTCTAGAGATGCTCTTGGAAGGCAATGCTGGCACCTCCACTCCCTGGTTTGGCTCTAACAACATTGAAGAGCCACACCAGGCAACCACCCTCATGCCCTTTTTACTCTTTCTAACCCCAGGTAAGAGAATTTCCACTTTTTAGAACAGTGACTTTTCCAGCTTCCCCAAAGCTAAATTTCCCTGCTAttgcaggggttgggggagaacaAGCAGATACATTAGATTAGCTAGACCTCGAATAACAAACCTGAGGGCAGTCCTCACTCTGGGTCCTGGGAGCACCACCTTGGTGTAGCTTGCTTTCCTGAGGCATTAGGCAGGGAAAGAAAAGTCCCCTCACCTCAGTGGTGTAATGTAGGTCTCCCAGGAGGTTTCCAGCTAATCCAGTGCTGTAGCGAGCCTCGATCTCCCCCTGTAGCTCCATCAGCACCCATTCTGCCAGGCCTCCAGCCCCAGCACTGCAAGCAAAGGGCTGGCGGTTACAATATTTTTGAGGGGTGAAGGATGAATAGTGTCCTACACCACCATTCAAGGCCCAAAAGAACTTTGTTGAGCATAAGTTCTTGGGAAATTAGgcagtgccaggcactgaactaGAGACTGAAATGCAAGGACGTGTGCAAGATGCACCTGAGAACCCCAATTCTTTCAGGAAAATGTCAAACCTACAGAACCCTAATCATTCAAGCTAAACAAAAGAAGTCTCAAAATGTACTCACCTGGAAATAACAATTTGCACCATGAGCTTTCCGTCtttaaaaagcaactgaaaataagctgtagaggaaaaaaaaatttaggacaataataatgatagctaacatATATCATGTACTATATGTGAGGCATTTGTCTAAGTGCTTTagacaaattttatttcattccccTAACAACTCTTTTAAGATGTAAATCTTTTTGAGTTGACACCGTACATGTAACATTGCTTAAGACCACCAAAGGTCAACAATAGTGTGGAAAGTTAACACGTATTATACTTGTGTTCAAGGTCACATATTTACTAGTCaaagagccagaatttgaacccaaacATACACTAGAGCCCACACTGCTGACCACTATGCTAACTTGCCTTTCTCAaggatgttctattttttttttttttttaatttttatttttgagagacagagtgtgagtgggagaggggcagagagagggagataggatccaaagtgggctctgtgctgacagcagagagcctgcccggtgcagggctcaaactcatgaacgcaagatcatgacctgagccaaagtcggatacttgaAGTCAGACTGAGGCACCCCTAGTCTACATGtttcttaagaaattaaagaattcatTTAGATTCTACATTTTCCTTTGGTGATGATATAAACTTCATGTCTAACACTTTGGTTACGTTTCAAGGTTCAAAAGACCTTCTTTAACAAAAGCCAAGAAACGAAAAAGTCCTTCAGACAACTTTAGTGAATGGTAAGCTGATTTCTAACATGACTCTCATCATACGCCTTGACCATCTTTCACTTTGGTACTAAAATACCCTGACACTCCATCAACTTTCCTTTTATACAACAGTACCACCTGGTGGCAAGTTTGTGCATTTTTGCCTGAAACAACTATCTTCACTTGTCTTTCTAGAAAGGATACATTCCTGGGGGGTTAGGGGGATAGGGAGAACCTAAACTACGGGTTCTGTATAAGTCCTTCCAATGAATTGATGGAACTTAGCGGAAAGTTAGTAGTCTAGTGTTTACCAGTTGTAGTACTGCAGGTTAATAGGTATAATTGTGCTCAAGGTTAGCAAACAACAGATTAAtttatgtgctgctgaagcaagcacgTGCAAACACCagattaaaaagttaaacaggTTTCTTCACTGGTATGTTGACCTTCATTTTGGATCTTCAGGGAAAAGTATGTTGCCAAAAGCCTTCCAGGACAGCAGAACCTCTACTCTTGAGCACCAAACACTTTGGGAACATAAGGTCAGTCAATTCACTGGTCTTAAATTCAGATATAAAcagtagctaatatttattgaatttgtaTTACGAATCAGATGCTGTTCACACATAAGAACCTAGGCCTCGTGACTTTATGCTACACCCATCATAATCAATATGCTCCCAAAGGAGAAAACCAAGTACCGGTGAGAATGAAAAGGCACCAAAGCATCAGGCAGGCACTGCATACGTGGAAGAGCTGGTCAGAAGGGCAAGGGGGAATCAAGGAATCTCTGAGTAAGACAGACCTTCCGCAGTAGCACCAGTTGTGGCACTGCTTGAGAACAAATACACCAGGCTCAAGGGCAAACGTCTTGTGACAAGATAAGGAGGCCCTACCACTACCACCCAGAATAACCAAAAGAAGTGTTAAAATTCTTCTCAAGTTTCCTGAAGGAGAAAGGATTACAATTTAAAATCAGAAGACCTAAAGTCAGGTTCCAGCCTAGAAGTGTAGAAACTCTTCACTGTGTCATCATACACAAGTCACTTAATGACTATGGGGCTAGCATCTAGATTATCTGACTCATTAGCCTACTTTGAAGACCACATATATGCATAAATGCTTTAAAGATAGCTAGTTTtttagagaagggaaaaaataaatcagtatttcCACACTATAATTGTGACTGTAATTTAGAGAATGGTAGGTATACTTTAGCCATGAATCAAAAAAGACTTAGTAACTAGAAACTGAAGTTGGAAGGTTTCTAAAGGTTAATAAATGCATACAGATTAAAGGCTTCTTATAACTAAGCTTTTGATGACTGACAACGCACTACATATTACTTGATGGGTgtatttataacaaaatatagATACTTTGAGAAACAATTACGTGTTCACACAGATACAC
This window contains:
- the CHTF8 gene encoding chromosome transmission fidelity protein 8 homolog — protein: MVQIVISSAGAGGLAEWVLMELQGEIEARYSTGLAGNLLGDLHYTTEGIPVLIVGHHILYGKIIHLEKPFAVLVKHTPGDQDCDELGCKTGTRYLVTALIKNKILFKTRPKPIITNVPKKV